A stretch of Desulfotalea psychrophila LSv54 DNA encodes these proteins:
- the tig gene encoding trigger factor: MDIKVEEVSKLTRKVIVTLPAGDVQPKIEAAYNKLKKEVKIKGFRRGKVPSAIIVKNYKDQVEAELSEKLVQENYFNAVEKEGLDPVTHPEIQVVKYNEDGSFTFEAHVDVRPDFELGNYKGLEIEKPAVAVADEDIDAEIAEMQKKAAALHVVDRPAVDGDMVTVDFQGFENGEALAQVKSDDHQVDLGAGSMGKDFEAKLVGMSKGEVADHQITFPENHPNVIIKGKTIDFKLSVKDVKERILADLDDEFAKDAGEEFNSMDELKASIRARRIKKLEESAEGVISDRLMQKLLEGYEFEVPTRLVAHESEQMIKQTEQQLQQSGLTLEAAGLSKEKLVEENVEVAAQRVRGDFLLKKIAEVEDIKVADEDMDRGFKRIGDMYNMTVAQVKEFFQSRDDLLPFMNELLNEKILAFLRSEAVMVEEKAVEATDVQKEGASE; this comes from the coding sequence ATGGACATAAAAGTAGAAGAAGTAAGTAAGCTTACTCGGAAGGTTATTGTAACTCTACCCGCAGGGGACGTACAGCCTAAGATTGAAGCAGCTTACAATAAGCTGAAAAAAGAAGTAAAAATTAAAGGTTTTCGTCGTGGCAAGGTGCCTAGCGCTATCATTGTAAAAAACTACAAGGATCAGGTAGAGGCAGAGCTTAGCGAGAAACTGGTACAAGAGAACTACTTTAATGCTGTTGAAAAAGAGGGTCTTGATCCTGTAACACATCCTGAAATTCAGGTAGTTAAATACAACGAAGACGGTTCTTTTACCTTCGAAGCCCATGTTGATGTTCGTCCAGACTTTGAGCTTGGCAACTACAAGGGACTTGAAATTGAAAAGCCGGCTGTAGCTGTAGCAGACGAAGATATTGATGCAGAAATTGCTGAAATGCAAAAGAAGGCAGCTGCTCTTCATGTTGTTGACCGTCCGGCAGTAGATGGCGATATGGTTACCGTTGACTTCCAAGGATTCGAGAATGGTGAGGCTCTTGCTCAGGTAAAGAGTGACGATCATCAGGTTGATCTTGGCGCTGGTAGCATGGGTAAAGATTTCGAGGCAAAGCTTGTTGGTATGTCTAAGGGCGAAGTTGCCGATCACCAGATCACCTTCCCTGAGAACCATCCAAATGTTATCATCAAGGGTAAGACCATTGATTTTAAATTGAGCGTAAAGGATGTTAAAGAACGCATTCTTGCCGACCTTGATGATGAATTTGCAAAAGATGCAGGCGAAGAGTTCAACAGCATGGATGAGCTTAAGGCATCTATTCGTGCCCGTCGTATCAAGAAACTTGAAGAGAGCGCTGAGGGTGTTATCAGCGATCGCCTTATGCAAAAACTTCTTGAAGGTTACGAATTTGAAGTACCAACTCGTTTGGTAGCACACGAAAGTGAGCAAATGATCAAGCAGACCGAGCAACAGCTTCAGCAAAGCGGTTTGACCCTTGAGGCAGCTGGCCTTTCTAAGGAAAAACTTGTCGAGGAAAATGTTGAGGTTGCAGCTCAACGTGTCCGTGGCGATTTTCTTTTGAAGAAAATTGCAGAGGTAGAAGACATTAAGGTTGCTGACGAAGATATGGACCGAGGCTTCAAGCGTATTGGCGATATGTACAATATGACTGTTGCTCAGGTTAAAGAGTTCTTCCAAAGCCGTGATGATCTCCTCCCATTCATGAATGAGTTGCTCAACGAGAAGATTCTTGCTTTCTTGCGCAGTGAAGCAGTAATGGTTGAAGAGAAAGCGGTAGAAGCCACTGACGTACAGAAAGAGGGTGCGAGCGAGTAG
- a CDS encoding DUF2065 domain-containing protein has translation MKLLLLLIGMVLILEGLPYVASPVAMQEWLVKLSEMEPRHLRTMGAVAMVLGFLLCFFVQRSGLFV, from the coding sequence ATGAAGCTCTTATTGTTACTGATTGGCATGGTGCTTATTTTGGAAGGACTTCCCTATGTTGCTTCCCCGGTTGCCATGCAGGAGTGGTTGGTGAAGCTCAGTGAGATGGAGCCTCGGCATCTGCGTACTATGGGGGCTGTGGCCATGGTTTTGGGCTTCTTGCTCTGCTTCTTTGTGCAGAGATCAGGCCTTTTCGTCTAG
- a CDS encoding aminotransferase class I/II-fold pyridoxal phosphate-dependent enzyme, whose translation MGFRQELDQLEARGRLRSLSPLVRQSGCSVQKNGRSLLNLCSNDYLGLGADVALQQRFYAGVQDEAGFLGRYGLASTSSRLLSGDSPLAHTLEDEIARAHGAESALLFNSGYHANIGILPTLAGRDDLILSDKLNHASIHDGLTLCRATHKRFAHGDYGQLRSLLERMRADYRRVFIVSESVFSMDGDVADIAHLVALKEEFNCYLYLDEAHAVGLYGAQGLGKAEELGLLAQVDILVGTFGKAWASVGAYVVCLAEIRDYLLNHSRSLIFTTAQPPVQIAWNLFVFRQSLTLGEKRAHLQLIAARLRRDIKEAGFLTAGATNIIPLIIGDDVRTLALAGAMEERGFFLLPIRPPTVPVNTSRFRISLSANMSWQDLAGLVPALQEIL comes from the coding sequence ATGGGATTTCGTCAAGAACTCGATCAGCTTGAAGCGAGAGGTCGGCTCAGATCTCTCAGCCCCCTTGTCCGTCAGTCTGGTTGCTCTGTACAAAAAAATGGCAGAAGCCTATTGAACCTCTGTTCCAATGACTATCTGGGCCTTGGCGCTGATGTGGCACTTCAACAGAGGTTCTATGCGGGTGTTCAGGATGAGGCGGGATTTTTGGGGAGATACGGCCTTGCCTCGACCTCCTCTCGCCTGCTCTCAGGTGACAGCCCCTTGGCTCATACTCTGGAGGATGAGATTGCCAGGGCCCATGGTGCTGAATCCGCCCTGCTCTTTAATTCCGGCTATCATGCTAATATTGGCATCTTACCAACCCTTGCCGGTCGGGATGATCTTATTCTCTCGGATAAGTTGAACCACGCCTCCATTCATGATGGTCTGACCCTCTGTCGTGCCACCCATAAACGCTTTGCCCATGGTGATTATGGCCAGCTACGCTCCCTGCTTGAGCGAATGCGGGCTGACTATCGCCGGGTATTTATTGTCAGTGAATCTGTCTTTAGCATGGATGGTGACGTTGCTGATATCGCTCATCTTGTCGCCCTGAAAGAGGAGTTTAATTGTTATCTCTATCTCGATGAGGCCCATGCCGTGGGGCTCTATGGTGCCCAAGGGCTTGGTAAGGCCGAGGAGTTGGGTCTACTTGCTCAGGTGGATATTTTGGTCGGGACCTTTGGTAAGGCCTGGGCCTCGGTGGGCGCCTATGTGGTCTGCCTGGCCGAGATTCGAGATTATCTCCTTAATCACAGCCGCTCCCTTATCTTCACCACCGCTCAACCACCTGTACAGATCGCCTGGAATCTCTTTGTCTTTAGGCAGAGTTTGACCCTTGGGGAGAAGAGAGCACATCTGCAACTGATAGCGGCGAGGCTTCGTCGGGATATAAAAGAGGCAGGATTTCTCACCGCCGGTGCGACTAATATTATCCCCCTTATTATAGGAGATGATGTCCGGACTCTTGCCCTGGCCGGGGCCATGGAGGAACGCGGTTTTTTCCTTCTGCCCATACGACCGCCAACGGTGCCGGTAAATACCTCAAGGTTTCGCATCTCCCTCTCAGCCAATATGAGCTGGCAGGATTTGGCGGGGCTTGTGCCAGCTCTGCAGGAGATACTATGA
- a CDS encoding methyltransferase domain-containing protein codes for MIDKKKVARCFAESAESYDQQALVQRDAAHHLVRLVTEGGRPFPARVLEIGCGTGILTEQYTSVCPPETLYLNDLSEALCQKASRRVSPAVAHLIPLPGDGERLVLPKNIDLCISSSCLQWFTDLEGFFRRIGECLLPGGRLAIALCGQGTMAEVRELTGRGLDYCSPVKLADMLSPHLRIDHLEERQSKLFFPSVWAILRHIRQTGVGAAPGPQLTVGTLRQFERDYRDRYGCKRGLPVTYSNIFVVATRV; via the coding sequence ATGATTGATAAGAAAAAAGTTGCACGTTGCTTTGCCGAGAGTGCCGAAAGCTATGATCAACAGGCTCTGGTGCAAAGGGATGCTGCTCACCACCTTGTTCGGTTAGTGACAGAGGGAGGAAGGCCCTTTCCTGCAAGGGTGCTGGAGATAGGCTGTGGCACCGGGATTCTCACCGAGCAATATACCTCTGTCTGCCCACCGGAGACACTCTATCTCAACGATCTTTCCGAGGCTCTCTGTCAGAAGGCCAGCAGGCGGGTGTCGCCGGCCGTTGCCCACCTTATTCCTTTGCCCGGTGATGGCGAGAGACTGGTGCTACCGAAAAATATTGATCTCTGTATATCCTCCTCCTGTCTGCAGTGGTTCACTGATCTGGAAGGTTTTTTTCGCCGAATAGGAGAGTGCTTGCTACCGGGAGGGAGGCTTGCCATTGCCCTCTGCGGTCAGGGTACCATGGCCGAGGTGAGGGAGTTGACGGGGCGTGGTCTTGATTACTGTTCGCCGGTAAAGCTGGCGGATATGTTGTCGCCCCATCTGCGCATTGATCATCTGGAGGAGAGGCAGTCCAAGCTCTTCTTCCCATCTGTCTGGGCAATTCTCAGGCATATTCGTCAAACGGGTGTTGGTGCTGCTCCCGGGCCACAGCTTACGGTGGGAACCCTGCGTCAGTTTGAACGTGATTACCGCGACCGCTATGGCTGTAAGAGGGGACTGCCTGTAACCTATAGCAATATCTTTGTCGTAGCGACCAGGGTATAG
- the bioA gene encoding adenosylmethionine--8-amino-7-oxononanoate transaminase, giving the protein MSAQDLLHFDKTHLWHPYTSIEEPLPVYSVASASSSTLTLTDGRQLVDGMSSWWAAIHGYNNPVLNRALVEQVSRVSHVMFGGLTHEPAVELGKILLQLVPKSLNRIFYCDSGSVAIEVAMKMAMQYMHALGQPQKKRFVTIRGGYHGDTFHGMSVCDPVNGMHGLYAGVLPEYFFADRPTTSFFASWDAADFVGMRRLVEENQQNICAIILEPIVQGAGGMYFYHPQYLREVRALCDEYGLLLIADEIATGFGRTGKLFACEHAGIEPDILCLGKAITGGYMSFAATLATEEVGRVISSAAPGVFMHGPTFMGNPLACSVAKASLQLLIENDWQTQVEGLAKGLEEGLAPCLDLDCVAEVRVLGGIGVVELHAPLSSQGMVQIQAAFVEAGIWVRPFGRLVYLMPPYIMSKEELAFLTAAVFKVLATGDY; this is encoded by the coding sequence ATGAGTGCACAAGATCTGCTTCACTTTGATAAGACCCATCTCTGGCATCCCTATACCTCCATTGAAGAACCCCTGCCTGTCTATTCGGTTGCCTCCGCCTCATCCTCTACCCTGACCTTGACCGATGGTCGGCAATTGGTGGATGGCATGTCATCATGGTGGGCGGCGATTCATGGCTATAATAATCCTGTTCTCAATAGGGCTCTTGTGGAGCAGGTGAGTCGGGTTTCTCATGTGATGTTCGGTGGTTTGACCCATGAACCGGCGGTGGAGCTGGGGAAGATCCTCCTGCAGCTGGTGCCTAAATCCCTCAACCGTATTTTCTATTGCGATTCAGGCTCCGTTGCCATTGAGGTGGCCATGAAGATGGCCATGCAGTATATGCATGCCCTTGGCCAGCCCCAAAAGAAGAGATTTGTCACCATTCGTGGTGGTTATCACGGTGATACCTTTCATGGTATGTCCGTCTGTGATCCGGTAAATGGTATGCACGGTCTCTATGCAGGTGTCCTTCCCGAGTATTTTTTTGCTGACCGTCCCACAACCTCCTTTTTTGCCAGTTGGGATGCGGCTGACTTTGTCGGGATGCGCCGCTTGGTGGAGGAGAATCAGCAAAATATCTGTGCCATTATTCTGGAACCCATTGTTCAGGGGGCAGGGGGGATGTATTTTTATCATCCCCAGTATCTGCGCGAGGTAAGGGCCCTCTGTGATGAATACGGCCTTCTTCTTATTGCCGATGAAATTGCCACGGGCTTTGGCCGAACAGGCAAGCTCTTTGCCTGTGAACACGCAGGAATCGAGCCCGATATCCTCTGTCTTGGTAAGGCCATCACCGGTGGTTACATGAGCTTTGCCGCCACCCTTGCCACCGAAGAGGTGGGGCGGGTTATCTCCTCGGCAGCTCCGGGTGTCTTTATGCATGGCCCTACCTTTATGGGCAATCCACTGGCCTGTAGTGTGGCCAAGGCATCCCTGCAGCTTCTTATTGAAAACGATTGGCAGACTCAGGTAGAGGGCCTTGCCAAGGGCTTGGAGGAGGGGCTTGCTCCCTGTCTGGATCTTGACTGCGTGGCGGAGGTGCGGGTTTTGGGTGGCATAGGGGTTGTTGAGCTTCACGCCCCCCTGAGCTCTCAGGGTATGGTTCAGATTCAAGCGGCCTTTGTCGAGGCGGGAATTTGGGTCCGTCCCTTTGGCAGACTGGTCTATCTAATGCCCCCCTATATCATGAGTAAAGAGGAGTTGGCCTTTTTGACGGCCGCTGTTTTTAAGGTTTTGGCCACGGGTGATTATTGA
- the bioD gene encoding dethiobiotin synthase, with protein sequence MAGVYFVTGIDTDIGKTFCTGLMAAWLAEHGRSVITSKLVQTGCVGISEDILAHRQIMGIDPLAEDRDGRTCSYVFKKPCSPHLAAAQEGVVMDLDLISENIDQLARSYQTVLVEGAGGLCAPVTREVSSLDYVLAHKLPLLVVTSSRLGSLHHSLCLLEVLQQRGGTLAGMIYNRYGEVDREIGNDSRQLIAESMKKYGFSAPLVDIVADAGIGQVDFSAIF encoded by the coding sequence ATGGCAGGGGTATATTTTGTCACAGGAATAGACACGGATATAGGTAAAACTTTTTGTACGGGGCTGATGGCTGCCTGGCTTGCCGAGCATGGCCGTTCGGTGATTACCTCTAAGCTGGTGCAAACAGGTTGCGTAGGGATCAGTGAGGATATTCTGGCCCATCGGCAAATCATGGGGATCGATCCCCTTGCCGAAGATAGGGATGGCAGAACCTGTAGCTATGTCTTTAAAAAACCCTGCTCCCCCCATTTGGCTGCGGCACAAGAGGGAGTGGTGATGGATCTCGACCTTATCTCAGAAAATATTGATCAGCTTGCCCGCTCCTATCAAACTGTTTTGGTCGAAGGTGCGGGAGGGCTCTGTGCTCCCGTAACTCGAGAGGTCTCGAGTCTTGATTATGTCCTGGCGCATAAGCTTCCCCTACTTGTGGTCACCAGTTCGCGCTTGGGTTCCCTGCATCATAGTCTCTGTCTGCTCGAAGTTCTTCAGCAGAGAGGTGGGACGCTTGCGGGGATGATCTATAATCGTTATGGTGAAGTGGATAGAGAGATTGGCAATGATTCTCGCCAGCTAATAGCAGAGAGCATGAAGAAATATGGCTTTTCTGCGCCTCTGGTGGATATCGTAGCCGATGCCGGTATCGGTCAGGTTGATTTTTCAGCTATTTTCTAA
- the clpP gene encoding ATP-dependent Clp endopeptidase proteolytic subunit ClpP: MNLIPMVVEQTPRGERSYDIYSRLLKERIIFLGSGVNDDVANVIVAQLLFLEAEDPEKDITFYINSPGGSVTAGMAIYDTMQYIKCDIATLCMGQAASMGAVLLAAGTAGKRYALPNSRIMIHQPLGGFQGQATDIEIHTKEILRIRKDLNNILAHHTGKTLKKIESDTERDNFMSSVEAQKYGLIDEVLVKREDVEGAADNG, encoded by the coding sequence ATGAATTTGATACCAATGGTTGTCGAGCAAACCCCTCGTGGAGAGAGATCTTATGATATCTACTCCCGTCTCTTAAAAGAGAGGATTATTTTTCTTGGTTCCGGGGTGAATGACGATGTTGCCAATGTCATTGTAGCCCAATTACTCTTTTTAGAAGCAGAAGATCCAGAAAAAGATATCACCTTTTATATTAACTCTCCGGGTGGATCTGTTACCGCAGGCATGGCCATTTACGACACCATGCAATATATTAAATGTGATATTGCAACCCTGTGTATGGGGCAGGCTGCGTCCATGGGAGCGGTGCTTCTTGCTGCCGGAACTGCGGGAAAACGTTACGCTCTTCCAAATTCTCGTATAATGATTCATCAGCCACTGGGCGGCTTTCAGGGGCAGGCAACGGATATAGAGATTCATACCAAAGAGATACTGCGTATTCGTAAGGATCTGAACAATATTCTTGCCCATCATACCGGTAAAACTTTGAAAAAAATTGAGTCCGATACTGAACGTGATAACTTTATGAGTTCAGTGGAGGCGCAGAAATATGGCCTTATTGATGAGGTTCTTGTAAAAAGAGAGGACGTCGAAGGGGCGGCTGATAATGGATGA
- a CDS encoding tetratricopeptide repeat protein, with the protein MPVSNLSEEQIKEKFTKACDCHQQGLEQEALQLYNELLLSFPKAFLLNYNIGLLYYEINDFSQAKKHYLIAQQEYPNSHDLLYNLGLCQKKSGEIEEAKKSFLEALQCEGDDIDCLYNLAGCYRETEELEHAKLCYEAVLSRDKNYLPALSNLAYTCQRMGDKKEALGYYQRVLEIEPQHQGALHMVATITGVHFNHTSSQYVEELFDNYAESFDESLIEKLHYQVPQLIKRELLEVVPETTKFNHLLDIGCGTGLTGLVLKDMARAMTGVDLSHKMLAKALEKNIYHHLIPADIEKFASQTDQEYDLIVAADVFSYIGNLQEAFGQIDEMAAPGALLVFSMERHENENEIAPLQLGTTGRFTHSLEYITTLAREHKMTILRQTEVTLREEAASSIQGWLFVFKTA; encoded by the coding sequence ATGCCTGTATCAAATCTCAGCGAAGAACAAATTAAGGAAAAATTCACCAAGGCCTGCGACTGTCACCAGCAAGGACTTGAGCAAGAAGCCCTTCAACTCTACAACGAGCTTCTTCTCTCTTTCCCTAAGGCCTTTTTACTCAACTATAACATCGGCCTCCTCTATTATGAAATAAACGATTTCTCTCAAGCCAAAAAACACTACCTTATCGCCCAACAAGAGTACCCAAACAGCCATGATTTACTCTATAACCTTGGCCTCTGCCAGAAAAAATCAGGTGAGATTGAAGAGGCAAAAAAATCATTCTTGGAAGCACTGCAGTGTGAAGGGGACGATATCGACTGCCTCTACAATCTGGCAGGTTGTTATCGCGAAACAGAAGAGCTTGAACATGCAAAACTCTGTTATGAAGCAGTTCTGTCCAGGGACAAGAATTACCTTCCAGCCCTGAGCAACCTGGCCTACACCTGCCAAAGAATGGGAGACAAAAAAGAGGCTCTTGGTTACTACCAACGGGTTCTCGAAATCGAACCCCAGCATCAGGGCGCCCTGCATATGGTCGCCACCATTACAGGGGTGCATTTCAACCATACATCAAGCCAATACGTCGAAGAGTTATTTGATAATTATGCCGAAAGCTTTGATGAATCCCTCATTGAAAAACTTCACTACCAGGTACCACAACTGATCAAGAGGGAACTTCTGGAGGTTGTGCCCGAAACAACAAAGTTCAACCATCTCCTTGATATTGGGTGTGGGACAGGACTTACCGGACTGGTTCTGAAAGATATGGCCAGGGCAATGACGGGGGTTGACCTCTCCCACAAAATGCTTGCAAAGGCCCTTGAAAAAAACATCTACCACCATCTTATCCCGGCAGATATAGAAAAATTCGCCAGCCAGACAGATCAAGAGTACGATCTTATTGTGGCAGCAGATGTCTTCTCTTATATTGGTAATTTGCAAGAGGCCTTTGGCCAAATAGATGAGATGGCAGCACCGGGGGCCCTGCTTGTATTTTCCATGGAAAGGCACGAGAACGAAAACGAAATAGCGCCCCTACAGCTTGGGACAACGGGCAGATTTACTCATTCCCTGGAATACATCACAACCCTCGCCAGGGAGCATAAAATGACAATCCTCCGACAGACAGAGGTGACCCTGCGGGAAGAGGCGGCAAGCTCCATTCAGGGATGGTTGTTTGTATTTAAAACAGCCTAG
- the bioB gene encoding biotin synthase BioB, with protein sequence MISRIEKKVLSGGKILFAEACDLALHCARADLDRLLALARQVGSLHHGKSIDLCSIVNARSGRCSEDCKFCAQSSHYSTGVDSYALVDPDYVLALAKQNEAYGVSRFSLVTAGRAVSPAFLREVASIYRRLGEETSLAPCASMGLLEPETAEMLVEMGVRRYHCNLETSASFFSEVCTSHTWQDKVATIEHARRAGLEVCSGGIIGLGESMEQRIELAFELRDLEVLSIPLNILNPIANTPFADLPALTEREILITFALFRLINPRAIVRTAGGRNLLAGQQKKLFLAGANGAIVGDYLTTSGDGLKKDIDMFLNLGFSIGSREK encoded by the coding sequence GTGATATCCAGGATAGAAAAAAAAGTATTATCGGGTGGAAAGATCCTCTTTGCCGAGGCCTGTGATCTTGCTCTTCATTGTGCAAGAGCTGATCTTGATCGTCTGTTGGCTCTTGCCCGACAGGTGGGCAGCTTACACCACGGCAAGAGTATTGATCTCTGCTCTATTGTTAATGCCCGCTCGGGCAGATGCTCTGAAGATTGTAAATTCTGTGCCCAATCCTCCCATTACAGTACGGGCGTTGACTCCTATGCCCTCGTGGACCCTGATTATGTCTTGGCGCTTGCCAAACAAAATGAGGCGTACGGTGTTTCCCGTTTTTCTCTGGTAACGGCGGGTCGGGCGGTTAGCCCTGCTTTTCTAAGAGAAGTGGCCTCAATCTATCGGCGATTGGGTGAGGAGACATCCCTTGCTCCCTGTGCCTCCATGGGACTTCTGGAGCCAGAGACAGCAGAAATGCTCGTCGAGATGGGCGTGAGGCGCTACCATTGTAATTTGGAGACCAGTGCCAGCTTTTTTTCAGAGGTCTGTACCAGCCATACCTGGCAGGATAAGGTTGCGACCATAGAGCATGCCCGTCGGGCAGGTCTTGAGGTCTGCTCCGGAGGTATCATTGGCCTTGGCGAGAGCATGGAACAACGAATTGAACTGGCCTTTGAGTTGCGTGATCTGGAGGTGCTCTCTATTCCTTTAAATATCCTCAATCCTATTGCCAATACCCCATTTGCCGATCTGCCAGCCCTGACGGAGAGAGAAATACTCATTACCTTTGCCCTTTTTCGCCTGATTAACCCGAGGGCCATTGTTCGTACAGCGGGTGGACGTAATCTCTTGGCTGGCCAGCAGAAGAAACTTTTTCTGGCCGGGGCAAATGGTGCCATCGTCGGTGATTACCTGACCACTTCAGGTGATGGCCTTAAAAAAGATATCGATATGTTTTTAAATCTTGGCTTTAGCATAGGTTCCCGTGAAAAATAG
- the mgtE gene encoding magnesium transporter — translation MDANKKRELVGNEGKVILDMIRRLKRRGASGHLLKLISKTHPADMAWVFRHLKEDERTAVFDIIVHTDYVGEFLSELDDTLVVELVTGLEAQYVANVISKMASDDAVDLLEILPEELASSIREHMAKKDREEVEELLQYHPESAGGLMSPDFMCLDEELTVGDAINSIQKRSQEKEMVFYLYITHGETHLSGVLSLRELLMHPSDELLENIMNPHVISVNTDTDQGEVAHVVSQYNILAVPVVDTNYNLVGIVTVDDIIDVIREEATEDFLQMAGVGKDRDILLKSTKENAMIRAPWLFASWIGGVVSSFIIAGFSEELSHLIALAAFIPVVTGMGGNIATQSSTIVVRGIATGRVNMSEAYKLVFREMQVGLILGLAYGVFVGIVAFLGYSDTALLGVVVGLSVFISMVMAATLGTLIPLILKRFDVDAAVATGPFVTTSIDLLGVVSYFFIAKLFLGL, via the coding sequence ATGGATGCAAATAAAAAACGTGAGTTAGTAGGAAATGAAGGCAAGGTTATCCTTGATATGATTCGTCGCCTCAAACGGAGAGGTGCGAGTGGGCACTTGCTGAAACTTATTTCTAAAACTCACCCGGCTGATATGGCCTGGGTATTTCGCCATTTAAAAGAAGATGAGCGGACAGCCGTTTTTGATATTATTGTCCATACAGACTATGTAGGTGAATTCCTCAGTGAACTGGATGATACTCTGGTGGTGGAATTGGTAACAGGCTTGGAGGCACAGTATGTTGCTAATGTTATTTCTAAAATGGCTTCAGATGATGCCGTTGATTTGCTTGAGATATTGCCTGAAGAACTTGCCAGCTCCATCCGTGAGCATATGGCGAAGAAGGACCGTGAAGAGGTAGAAGAGCTTTTGCAGTATCACCCGGAGAGTGCCGGTGGCTTGATGTCCCCGGATTTTATGTGTCTTGATGAAGAGTTGACCGTGGGCGATGCGATCAACAGTATTCAAAAGCGTAGTCAGGAAAAAGAGATGGTTTTTTATCTCTATATTACCCACGGTGAGACCCATCTCTCAGGAGTTCTTTCCCTGCGTGAACTTCTGATGCACCCTTCGGACGAACTGCTCGAAAATATTATGAATCCTCATGTGATCAGTGTTAATACCGACACAGATCAGGGAGAGGTTGCCCACGTTGTTTCGCAGTATAATATTCTTGCAGTACCGGTGGTTGATACGAACTACAATCTTGTCGGTATTGTTACCGTCGATGATATTATCGATGTTATTCGCGAAGAGGCAACGGAAGACTTCTTGCAGATGGCAGGTGTTGGTAAGGACCGGGATATACTTCTTAAGTCCACCAAAGAAAATGCAATGATCCGGGCACCATGGCTCTTTGCCTCGTGGATTGGTGGTGTTGTCTCGAGTTTTATTATTGCAGGCTTTAGTGAAGAACTTTCTCATCTTATTGCCCTGGCCGCCTTTATTCCTGTGGTTACTGGTATGGGTGGAAATATTGCGACCCAGTCATCCACCATCGTGGTTCGGGGAATAGCAACGGGTCGAGTAAATATGAGTGAGGCCTATAAACTGGTTTTTCGGGAGATGCAGGTGGGGCTTATCCTTGGTCTGGCCTACGGTGTCTTTGTTGGCATTGTTGCCTTTTTGGGTTACTCGGATACGGCCCTTCTCGGAGTAGTGGTGGGCCTGTCGGTTTTTATTTCTATGGTGATGGCGGCTACGCTTGGTACGCTGATTCCATTGATATTAAAGCGATTTGATGTTGATGCCGCCGTTGCAACTGGCCCATTTGTTACCACCTCAATCGATTTACTGGGTGTTGTCTCTTATTTCTTTATTGCAAAACTTTTTCTTGGTTTGTAA
- a CDS encoding DUF452 family protein gives MRFYLKREESSSLLVLFAGWGMDQHPFLSLLPPERDVLIVFDYRSWQSEEILAIMAEYSSLHLLAWSMGVWVAQRLLAAREDLLAKVDFSVAINGTLAPIDAVHGIDPQVFKGMVDDFSPQVLELFNKKMCRRELSRFMADAPRRDLAGLHEELAHFYQEVVALPEGDSLYQMALVSKADMVILARNQEMFWQQTPIVSVPGPHFPFYLWRDLGGCLDFCRRSANKKNTL, from the coding sequence ATGAGGTTTTATTTGAAGAGGGAGGAGAGCTCCTCTCTGCTGGTGCTCTTTGCTGGTTGGGGAATGGACCAGCATCCCTTTCTCTCCCTGCTTCCCCCAGAGCGGGATGTGCTCATTGTCTTTGACTATAGGTCGTGGCAGTCCGAGGAGATACTGGCTATCATGGCAGAATACTCCTCCCTTCATCTCCTTGCTTGGTCCATGGGGGTTTGGGTTGCCCAGCGTTTGCTGGCGGCAAGAGAGGATCTGCTGGCCAAGGTGGACTTTTCTGTGGCGATAAATGGCACCCTGGCCCCGATAGATGCTGTGCATGGCATTGATCCTCAGGTCTTTAAGGGGATGGTGGATGATTTTTCGCCCCAGGTGCTGGAACTTTTTAATAAGAAGATGTGTCGCCGGGAGCTGAGCCGTTTTATGGCAGATGCGCCTCGGCGTGATCTGGCTGGTCTGCATGAGGAGTTGGCCCACTTTTATCAGGAGGTGGTTGCTCTGCCCGAGGGAGATTCGCTCTACCAGATGGCCCTGGTCAGTAAGGCTGATATGGTTATCCTGGCCCGCAATCAGGAGATGTTTTGGCAACAGACCCCCATAGTTTCTGTTCCCGGTCCCCACTTTCCCTTCTATCTGTGGCGGGATTTAGGCGGCTGTCTGGATTTTTGTCGAAGGTCTGCCAATAAAAAAAATACGCTATGA